A DNA window from Meiothermus cerbereus DSM 11376 contains the following coding sequences:
- a CDS encoding BamA/OMP85 family outer membrane protein, giving the protein MKRLLTLVVLLGAALAAPIQEVEVQGADAVLAALVRISLPFGVGDEPGDLEQARAAVLNTGYFRDARVRLDGSKLVVEVTTNPTISKVATSARAFPEANVLRYLETEQAIGVGSVFNPKKATEAALALARIYRNEGFPFEPRVIPETKEVAGGVELFFNIEESPELKSVEVGGATYVPKERLEPLFQPVIENGRFSFERFRDAVGRTADVYASAGFRGSGVDLTRTSLVDGVLKVAFSELKIVEISARGVDISALGLKVGDPFNLDQILDGVNALSRSISRVVEFRPERVSQEGVRLVFQAGEQRFGAIREVRIEGNTAIASDKLLEKLRLKPGDEYNPALANEDFARILREYRDAGYDLVAQPEITFREGVYVQRLRELRIAGYRIEPALTRTDPSVYLREMPPVGSLFSVSALRQGITNILRTGLLREPPGIRPEQGDKPEDVILVLSFREAQTGSFIPGISWSSLTGWEGNISISDTNLWGLAHQYSVTLGINPNDAGQLISFNASYRIPWVYIDFADFKQVRTSFGISVYSQPQANINFPLEQLYNGNTPDLNGDGVIDDKDRTSLWQYTERKTGINFSISRPLSSDLPNLRISAGLGWEWNIPVLEVNDPNRPRCLVKVPDSSNKANPPVAEDTACSDALLQDAQNKFEQNVREFQALTLTLGTTYTTLNNPNFPTQGFSLNLNTGYGITFPKGSNATQYVPVVVTGRTYFQLDQAARQALGLRLSFGTILGTAQDSQKFSLGGNSTDITTLRGYDPRFLDKGTTVLNGSIEYGYDFGLSPTGGTNLYGFLFADFGRLWPASGDLDAFFLGVGFGMQVNLDLLGAVLPPIRLDYGFSQRNPAGRFALRLGLGF; this is encoded by the coding sequence ATGAAGCGATTGTTGACCTTGGTGGTGTTGCTGGGTGCAGCTTTGGCAGCACCCATTCAGGAAGTGGAGGTGCAGGGCGCCGACGCCGTGTTGGCGGCTTTGGTGCGCATTTCGCTACCTTTTGGGGTGGGCGACGAACCTGGCGACCTCGAGCAGGCTAGAGCAGCGGTGCTGAATACCGGCTACTTTCGTGATGCCAGAGTCCGCCTGGACGGCAGCAAGCTGGTGGTAGAGGTAACTACCAACCCCACCATCAGCAAAGTTGCGACCTCGGCCAGGGCTTTCCCCGAGGCCAACGTGCTGCGCTACCTGGAAACCGAACAGGCCATTGGGGTGGGCTCGGTCTTCAACCCCAAGAAGGCCACCGAGGCCGCTTTGGCCCTGGCGCGCATTTACCGCAACGAGGGGTTTCCTTTTGAACCCAGGGTGATACCCGAGACCAAGGAGGTAGCGGGTGGGGTAGAGCTTTTCTTCAATATCGAGGAGAGCCCTGAGCTCAAGTCGGTGGAGGTGGGGGGAGCGACCTATGTTCCCAAGGAACGCCTCGAGCCCCTTTTCCAGCCGGTAATCGAGAATGGGCGTTTTTCCTTCGAGCGCTTCCGCGATGCGGTGGGCCGCACTGCAGATGTCTACGCTTCGGCCGGCTTCAGGGGCAGTGGGGTAGACCTTACCCGTACCAGCCTGGTGGATGGGGTGCTGAAGGTGGCCTTTAGCGAGCTGAAAATTGTCGAGATTAGCGCTCGAGGGGTGGACATCAGCGCCCTGGGGCTCAAGGTGGGCGATCCCTTTAACCTTGACCAGATTCTGGACGGGGTTAACGCCTTGTCGCGCAGCATCAGCCGGGTGGTTGAGTTCAGGCCCGAACGGGTGAGCCAGGAAGGGGTACGCCTGGTTTTTCAAGCGGGTGAGCAGCGCTTTGGTGCAATTCGCGAGGTGCGCATAGAAGGCAACACTGCGATTGCAAGTGACAAGCTGCTGGAAAAACTACGGCTCAAACCGGGCGACGAATACAACCCCGCCCTAGCCAACGAGGATTTTGCCCGAATTTTGCGTGAGTACCGCGATGCTGGCTATGACCTGGTAGCACAGCCCGAGATTACCTTCCGCGAGGGGGTCTATGTGCAGCGGCTCCGTGAGCTTCGAATTGCCGGATACCGCATTGAACCTGCACTGACCCGCACCGACCCCAGTGTGTATTTGCGCGAGATGCCGCCGGTGGGTAGCCTGTTCTCGGTAAGCGCGTTGCGGCAGGGCATTACCAATATCCTGCGTACCGGCTTGTTGCGCGAGCCGCCGGGAATACGCCCAGAGCAGGGTGACAAGCCCGAAGACGTGATACTCGTGCTGAGCTTCCGCGAAGCTCAGACCGGCAGCTTCATTCCCGGGATCTCGTGGAGTAGCCTGACCGGCTGGGAGGGCAACATTAGCATCAGCGACACCAACCTGTGGGGACTGGCCCATCAGTACAGCGTAACCCTGGGTATCAACCCCAACGATGCCGGCCAGCTCATAAGTTTCAACGCCTCGTACCGGATTCCCTGGGTTTACATCGACTTCGCCGACTTTAAGCAGGTGCGCACCTCCTTTGGGATAAGCGTCTACAGCCAACCCCAGGCCAACATTAATTTTCCCCTCGAGCAGCTTTACAACGGCAACACCCCCGACCTGAACGGAGATGGGGTTATTGATGATAAGGACAGGACTTCGCTGTGGCAGTACACCGAGCGCAAGACGGGCATTAACTTTTCCATTTCGCGCCCCCTGAGCAGCGACCTGCCAAACCTTCGGATTTCGGCAGGGCTGGGCTGGGAGTGGAACATTCCAGTGTTGGAAGTTAACGATCCCAACCGGCCTCGATGCCTGGTCAAAGTACCCGACTCGAGCAACAAAGCCAACCCGCCGGTGGCCGAGGATACCGCATGTAGCGATGCCTTGCTACAGGATGCCCAGAACAAATTTGAGCAGAACGTGCGGGAGTTCCAGGCCCTGACCCTCACGCTGGGGACGACCTACACCACACTTAATAACCCCAACTTCCCCACCCAGGGCTTCTCGCTCAACCTCAACACTGGCTACGGTATCACCTTCCCTAAAGGCAGCAATGCCACGCAGTATGTGCCGGTGGTGGTAACGGGCAGAACCTACTTCCAGCTAGACCAGGCCGCTCGTCAGGCGCTGGGCCTGCGCCTCTCCTTTGGTACCATCCTGGGCACAGCCCAGGACAGCCAAAAGTTTAGCCTGGGGGGTAACAGCACCGACATTACCACTTTGCGCGGCTACGACCCCCGCTTCCTCGATAAGGGAACCACCGTTTTGAATGGTTCCATCGAGTACGGCTATGACTTTGGCCTGAGCCCAACCGGTGGAACCAACCTCTACGGGTTTTTGTTTGCCGATTTTGGCCGTCTCTGGCCCGCCTCAGGAGACCTGGACGCCTTCTTCCTGGGGGTTGGCTTTGGTATGCAGGTCAACCTCGACCTGCTGGGAGCAGTCCTGCCGCCCATTCGCCTGGACTACGGTTTCAGTCAGCGCAACCCCGCGGGTCGCTTTGCCTTGCGTCTGGGCCTGGGGTTCTAG
- a CDS encoding translocation/assembly module TamB domain-containing protein, protein MRFWRWVPAILLLLLVGLPAFPPLIDYALREGLKAAGFTGQWQGVGGYLLGGLELRRVELQGNGVRLEVQRLRIGYNLLSLLRRELPLRIIAEEGDVFLSWDGIIPERRQPAAPTPIQLRVDELALNRVSVQIEQSQKFFLPTLRATVRGRDPYQVALALPDGRLWATVQRTGREFEAWQIEARGELRAARYWFDGFESGELLGSWIIGPRVKNGIQGKNQIKNATVRIVGFTLTDIFGAVDFDGEAVTANLVGQGLDGPLKGSATVDLPNQEYRFRVEGNPTLPALAQNFGLRLPVSGGGPLVLEGRGWQNLILSGRYSGEGRLLGEPLTYEGTLAFDKKFRLDTVVDGALFDRTFQATLSLRNTDEYMVRLRDSFQSNLRLVGKGPNTQAEGTLVWPRPLLGEAAVRFSSTGPRWSLGVRSENVGLPLTRPFSLSGNLQGQGAMVQGRLGALDLSGTWDDLQMRLSGLELLVGQLGGQARLKAGRFSGDLDYDSPYARFPIAVEQDGPTWRLGNRWASGVYRNGVFTLGLRGLPLQILEAFKLSGEVRYEQGKLSGGWDLQSERVSVKGELYDLATRYQGEVRTPLRVLPLSGTADSTGLKARLETLSITADGTSGLLLKGPLELGPQVRLEANLGLKGALYSGQVRFATPWLGGTLEGRGATLWATASGYAQLSGPVWPSTALKGRLTLPLAGFVEVPSVPLEVSRTEARWPGGRVELKAGFPFEGTLPLLVNREPGSVRARGNLERGSLELRTPYGTVNGEGAWRNLSVRGSLGYAGYRGQLSGQADLFGLAYQGRLVLPELEGGLEFRGRGTNLSYSGLFQNGRLTLAGDYRLVAGRPLEGLRLRAIATGYDLSRWGVPGSLKGSWSERGGRLSLETSYGQAQMSGTGLLGPVSLAAQSPYGTVRGQLSSEAVALWGSLRLPYLSGSLEVSGPWNNLEARGQGRYNLPYLEAQNWQLSADVLTQSWKLEGPLELEGKGLSYAGRVNWSYQLLERKGVLQGSLEGKALAVQGSLRTTYAGLPLSATLEAEGADLSRLRASLTLPEGRVQLVRQQAIFDLETAHLARIWGADVEGRLNGRLDLSGLLSSGLVPDGEATGLLYVYGQQLELGYKNRSLSAFFPDYQAGAVLELEPGRDPRVIGTGDLEGLLHVGEKLEGRLSYRVPGLDLEAQIAGSRLRPEFWLEAQSQAFRVQAQGSYALQQNRGLAQLQLTSAYAQASLELSNVGSRYQASGQLTSLQYLKQSGPLRLSGEGARWTLAWAAPMRVEAQGQAASLDSLRLAGQGSLELSERRYGLSGNLALAGETFSGQMQARGEQIALELRGEGASLVARGTAYEADVEARTNRRGELGGQVAYTRTLGASTLRARGSLGGSLFRPELLGEGSLVGRGAEVALRFGYGVASPWDEAPASRQNGQPSGFLHALWAQAEGAGLSARLAQGVLKLSMDSDLEPFVGLPLRLQTQGEGPWESLQLPLVVSGPNLEATGMAFPAQLQAQIQGRYEAQRFDLAYDRLLQLRLDGPYARGTARWVNNAPSGLLQLDLPLPGGRLVGQANLDAGQVKLNGREGWQGSLRAQLREGWSQPTRWQLEADLGGPIPGQATELKLQGRFELDASPLALRGNGQVQVPEWGAVQLNAQGNEIDLRGLAELAPLTGRLRLNPLQVNWSFVGALPRGLGQLEARGTYPGRWVSGKYQIAGQSANLEGQDTRLRVQAPGLEATLSPDQLEARLQDYNLSGLRLSGRVAGPWNGLKGSLDWEAFGRKGALQATWQQGQLQASLSGDVDGSLRYGEAWSGRLHFREGSLEFSGSGIPLVEGEVLGLGLRLRYPMLQVAPNREGLNSLMLVSTQARRLDDASKAAASRASSLLINLAERSASGELVLQNLEVRGQGPVLEAVYPFAGGRLVAGLDLQTLAVRLAAPELGTGVLQFKEGRLDGALNLSPYGLGVALEGMGEKASLRITHPETPWLPWKNGVLAGQIGLDGRWQLTYRDTEQKQLLEAQGRLLEAAVTAKGPWIEGQLKYPEAGNWQGRLRLDVLLEPLSSRLQLVLEGKQTLSASGTLKGDVGNLEVQGELARDGLWARAGFKDLALDEVPQIASRLPFLTGRASGSLEFSQGRLEFNLSSPGLRVKGDDLALTTRARGAFSNGLLQAEISFERTGQLNELRENGSLGFNRTTASIRLENGILSGEAVAASFPLHWLFSTWAGDLAGQAFWTGRTTFSYNTRNPWASKGIWVGEYLRFQGGGDTLVGTAALRFEQERLYIDQLGLTGKGTWTGSGYYGRRGSNLRLSLENTSFTPVLQVIPNLKALAPEGGGTLRLASNGESFDLTLENFAFKLGPVRAETPRAVLRVGNTTSAEGRIKLTAPYPAEAQLSGEGDLSNFTVRARGSANLPLLSPNEPFDLSFNYPAYTVDARLQKQDARLYGTLFPQLILTLQGQVPVSYPQYFLLEGLLETNLILRYQRGSYIVQGAANVMRARLGFPEGQRELTIGAPPDPGTPRPANLVPVEFANIQLKADRGILIQESLAQGELAGEIFLNGDLANPFLSGEVVPLRGSFKLWDRDFTIRDRSPDERSYARFSPAAGILPDLQIVADTQVLDRGQDNRRIQINLTLKGEFVRQNGRIKVNLTPTFVARHNNEIARKNDGQPYSDAEIYALLLLGRSDLSALPADIAQTGLQAAVQNFIVGQLERELAKALGLDQVRVEIPALNGGTIEETRFTIGRYLSPELFFAYSVDLRGYQTVFAEYLRGDYRLRISTEVFPQPRPEISFGWTIRPLGADLTIDLATGIGDAFRSDGIKFGIGFTFRY, encoded by the coding sequence GTGCGGTTTTGGCGCTGGGTTCCAGCAATTCTGCTCCTCCTTTTGGTGGGGCTCCCAGCATTTCCCCCGCTGATTGACTATGCCCTGCGAGAAGGGCTTAAGGCTGCCGGCTTTACCGGACAATGGCAGGGGGTGGGGGGCTACCTGCTGGGGGGCCTCGAGCTGCGGAGGGTTGAACTGCAAGGCAATGGGGTGCGGCTCGAGGTTCAGCGCTTGCGTATCGGCTATAACCTGCTGAGCTTGCTACGCCGCGAGCTACCGCTGCGGATTATCGCCGAAGAGGGCGATGTTTTTTTGAGCTGGGATGGCATCATCCCGGAGCGGCGGCAACCTGCTGCTCCTACCCCCATTCAGTTGCGGGTGGACGAGCTGGCGCTAAACCGCGTGAGTGTCCAGATTGAACAGAGCCAGAAGTTTTTCCTGCCCACCCTGCGGGCTACCGTGCGGGGCCGTGACCCCTATCAGGTTGCGCTAGCGCTTCCCGATGGGAGGCTCTGGGCTACGGTTCAGCGCACCGGGCGCGAGTTTGAGGCCTGGCAGATCGAGGCCAGGGGCGAGCTGCGGGCGGCCCGCTACTGGTTTGATGGCTTTGAGTCGGGCGAGCTTTTGGGCTCCTGGATCATCGGGCCCAGGGTGAAGAACGGTATCCAGGGCAAAAACCAGATCAAAAACGCCACCGTCAGAATTGTGGGCTTTACCCTTACCGACATTTTCGGCGCGGTGGACTTCGACGGGGAGGCCGTAACCGCCAACCTGGTCGGGCAGGGCCTGGATGGCCCCCTCAAGGGCTCGGCTACGGTGGATCTGCCCAACCAGGAGTACCGCTTCCGGGTCGAGGGCAACCCCACCCTGCCCGCCCTGGCGCAGAACTTTGGCCTGCGCCTGCCGGTGAGCGGGGGTGGGCCGCTGGTGCTCGAGGGCCGGGGCTGGCAGAACCTGATCTTGAGCGGGCGCTACAGTGGCGAGGGCCGCTTGCTGGGCGAACCCCTAACCTATGAGGGGACGCTGGCCTTCGACAAAAAGTTTCGGCTCGATACCGTGGTGGACGGGGCTTTGTTCGACCGCACCTTTCAGGCTACGCTGTCCCTGCGAAACACCGACGAGTACATGGTGCGCCTGCGCGACTCGTTTCAGAGCAACCTGCGCCTGGTGGGCAAAGGCCCCAATACTCAGGCCGAGGGTACCCTGGTCTGGCCCCGGCCCCTACTGGGGGAGGCCGCGGTTCGCTTTTCCAGCACCGGGCCGCGCTGGAGCCTTGGGGTGCGGTCAGAAAACGTCGGCCTGCCTTTGACCAGGCCTTTTAGCCTATCGGGCAACTTACAGGGCCAGGGGGCTATGGTTCAGGGCCGCCTGGGGGCGCTGGATCTAAGCGGAACCTGGGACGACCTGCAGATGCGGCTTTCCGGCCTCGAGCTGCTGGTGGGCCAGCTTGGCGGCCAGGCCCGCTTGAAGGCGGGGCGCTTTAGCGGCGACCTGGACTATGACTCCCCCTACGCCCGCTTTCCCATTGCGGTAGAGCAGGATGGCCCCACCTGGCGGCTGGGCAACCGCTGGGCCAGCGGGGTGTACCGCAACGGGGTGTTCACCCTGGGCCTGCGCGGGCTGCCCCTGCAAATCCTGGAGGCCTTTAAGCTTTCGGGGGAGGTGCGCTACGAACAAGGTAAGCTCTCGGGGGGCTGGGATCTGCAGAGTGAGCGGGTGTCGGTGAAGGGCGAGCTTTACGACCTGGCTACCCGCTACCAGGGCGAGGTACGTACCCCGCTGCGGGTGCTGCCGCTCAGTGGAACCGCCGACAGCACCGGGCTCAAGGCCCGGCTCGAGACCCTTAGTATCACCGCAGATGGAACCAGCGGGCTCTTGCTCAAAGGGCCGCTCGAGCTGGGGCCACAGGTTCGCCTGGAAGCCAACCTGGGTCTAAAGGGTGCGCTCTACTCGGGCCAGGTACGCTTCGCTACCCCCTGGCTCGGGGGCACCCTGGAGGGGCGTGGGGCTACCCTGTGGGCGACGGCCAGTGGTTATGCCCAGCTTTCCGGCCCGGTCTGGCCCAGCACAGCCCTCAAAGGGCGCCTGACCCTGCCGCTGGCGGGGTTTGTGGAGGTGCCCTCGGTGCCGCTGGAGGTAAGCCGCACCGAGGCCCGCTGGCCGGGTGGACGGGTGGAGCTAAAGGCGGGTTTTCCGTTTGAGGGCACGCTGCCGCTGCTGGTAAACCGGGAGCCTGGAAGTGTGCGGGCCAGGGGGAACCTCGAGCGCGGCAGCCTGGAACTGCGTACCCCCTATGGAACCGTGAACGGCGAAGGTGCCTGGCGCAACCTGTCGGTAAGGGGCAGCCTGGGCTACGCCGGCTATAGGGGCCAGCTCTCTGGCCAGGCTGATCTGTTCGGGCTGGCCTACCAGGGGCGGCTGGTGCTGCCGGAGCTGGAAGGGGGGCTCGAGTTTAGAGGTCGCGGCACCAACCTGAGCTATTCAGGGCTCTTTCAGAATGGCCGCCTGACCCTGGCAGGGGATTATCGGCTGGTGGCCGGGAGGCCGCTGGAGGGTTTGCGCCTGCGGGCCATTGCGACCGGCTACGATCTAAGCCGCTGGGGGGTGCCGGGAAGCCTGAAGGGCAGTTGGTCGGAGCGCGGGGGGCGCCTGAGCCTGGAGACCTCCTACGGCCAGGCCCAGATGAGCGGCACGGGCCTGCTGGGGCCGGTGAGCCTGGCGGCGCAAAGCCCCTACGGCACGGTGCGCGGGCAGCTCAGTAGCGAGGCTGTGGCGCTTTGGGGCAGCCTGCGCCTGCCTTACTTGAGCGGAAGTCTGGAGGTGAGCGGCCCGTGGAACAACCTCGAGGCCCGGGGCCAGGGGCGCTACAACCTGCCCTACCTGGAAGCGCAGAACTGGCAGCTTAGTGCAGATGTACTGACCCAAAGCTGGAAGTTGGAAGGGCCGCTGGAGCTCGAGGGCAAGGGCCTGTCCTACGCGGGCCGGGTGAACTGGTCCTATCAACTTCTGGAGCGCAAAGGGGTGTTGCAGGGTAGCCTCGAGGGGAAAGCGCTAGCTGTCCAGGGCAGCCTTCGCACCACCTACGCCGGCCTTCCCTTGAGTGCCACCCTGGAGGCCGAGGGTGCCGACCTGTCGCGTTTGCGGGCCAGCCTGACCTTGCCCGAGGGGCGGGTGCAGCTGGTGCGTCAGCAGGCCATCTTCGACCTCGAGACCGCCCATCTGGCCCGCATCTGGGGGGCCGATGTAGAGGGGCGCCTGAATGGGCGCCTGGATCTGTCGGGCCTGTTGTCCTCGGGCCTGGTGCCCGATGGTGAGGCGACGGGGCTACTCTATGTGTATGGTCAGCAGCTCGAGCTGGGCTACAAAAACCGCTCCCTTTCGGCCTTTTTTCCAGATTACCAGGCTGGGGCGGTGCTGGAACTCGAGCCGGGCCGCGACCCCAGGGTGATTGGAACAGGCGACCTCGAGGGCCTGCTCCACGTGGGCGAAAAGCTGGAGGGCCGCCTCTCCTACCGGGTGCCGGGGCTCGATCTGGAGGCGCAGATTGCCGGGTCGCGCCTGCGTCCGGAATTCTGGCTGGAGGCCCAGTCCCAAGCCTTTAGGGTGCAGGCCCAGGGCAGCTATGCCCTGCAGCAGAACCGGGGGCTGGCCCAGCTTCAGCTAACGAGCGCGTATGCCCAGGCCAGTCTGGAACTCTCCAATGTAGGAAGCCGCTACCAGGCCAGTGGGCAGCTCACCAGCCTGCAATACCTGAAGCAAAGTGGCCCGCTGCGTTTGAGCGGCGAAGGGGCCCGTTGGACGCTGGCCTGGGCGGCCCCCATGCGGGTGGAAGCCCAGGGCCAGGCCGCCAGCCTGGACAGCCTGCGCCTGGCGGGGCAGGGGAGCCTCGAGCTGAGCGAGCGTCGCTACGGCCTGTCGGGCAACCTAGCCCTGGCGGGCGAGACTTTTAGCGGGCAGATGCAGGCCCGGGGCGAGCAGATTGCCCTGGAGCTGCGGGGTGAAGGGGCCAGTCTGGTGGCGCGGGGTACTGCTTACGAGGCCGATGTGGAGGCCCGCACCAACCGCCGAGGCGAGCTGGGCGGTCAGGTGGCATACACCCGCACCCTGGGGGCCAGCACCCTGCGGGCCCGGGGCAGCCTGGGGGGAAGCCTGTTCAGGCCAGAGTTGCTGGGTGAGGGCAGCCTGGTAGGGCGTGGGGCCGAGGTGGCTTTGCGTTTTGGCTATGGCGTGGCTTCACCCTGGGATGAGGCGCCGGCTTCCCGTCAGAATGGGCAGCCCAGCGGCTTTTTGCATGCGCTCTGGGCCCAGGCCGAAGGCGCGGGGCTCTCGGCCCGCCTGGCCCAGGGTGTGCTGAAGCTCAGCATGGACAGCGACCTCGAGCCCTTCGTGGGCCTGCCCCTGCGCCTTCAGACCCAGGGTGAAGGCCCCTGGGAGTCCCTGCAGTTGCCGCTGGTGGTCAGTGGGCCGAACCTCGAGGCTACCGGCATGGCCTTCCCGGCCCAGCTGCAGGCCCAAATCCAGGGTCGCTACGAAGCACAACGGTTTGACCTGGCATATGACCGTCTGCTGCAACTACGCTTAGATGGCCCCTACGCCCGCGGCACGGCCCGCTGGGTGAACAATGCGCCCAGCGGGCTGCTACAGCTTGACCTTCCGCTGCCCGGTGGACGGCTGGTGGGGCAGGCCAACCTGGATGCCGGGCAGGTAAAACTGAACGGTCGCGAGGGATGGCAGGGCAGCCTGCGCGCGCAGCTGCGTGAGGGCTGGAGCCAACCTACCCGCTGGCAGCTCGAGGCCGACTTGGGAGGCCCCATCCCTGGCCAGGCTACCGAACTAAAGCTGCAAGGGCGTTTTGAGCTAGACGCTTCCCCTCTGGCTTTGCGGGGCAATGGTCAGGTGCAGGTACCGGAGTGGGGGGCAGTGCAGCTTAATGCCCAGGGTAACGAAATAGACCTGCGAGGCCTGGCCGAGCTGGCCCCGCTGACTGGCCGTTTGCGGCTCAACCCCCTGCAGGTCAACTGGTCTTTTGTGGGCGCGCTGCCCCGTGGGCTGGGCCAGCTCGAGGCCCGTGGCACCTATCCGGGCCGCTGGGTTAGTGGCAAATACCAGATTGCGGGCCAGAGTGCGAACCTCGAGGGCCAGGATACCCGCCTGCGCGTCCAGGCACCGGGTTTAGAGGCCACCCTCAGCCCAGACCAGCTCGAGGCCCGCTTGCAGGATTACAACCTCAGCGGCCTTCGCCTGAGCGGGCGGGTGGCGGGGCCCTGGAATGGACTAAAGGGAAGTCTGGACTGGGAGGCCTTTGGCCGCAAAGGGGCACTTCAGGCCACCTGGCAGCAAGGCCAGCTGCAGGCCAGCCTGAGCGGCGACGTAGACGGCTCGCTGCGCTACGGCGAGGCTTGGTCGGGAAGGTTGCATTTCCGTGAAGGGAGCCTCGAGTTTTCGGGCAGTGGAATCCCGCTTGTGGAGGGGGAGGTGCTGGGTCTGGGGCTTCGCCTGCGCTACCCCATGTTGCAGGTGGCCCCCAACCGCGAGGGCCTCAACAGCCTGATGCTGGTCAGTACCCAGGCCAGGCGCCTGGACGATGCCAGCAAAGCTGCAGCCTCGCGGGCCAGCAGCTTGCTGATAAACCTTGCCGAGCGCAGCGCTTCGGGAGAACTGGTTCTGCAAAACCTCGAGGTTCGGGGCCAGGGGCCTGTGCTCGAGGCCGTCTACCCCTTTGCGGGAGGCCGCTTGGTGGCGGGATTGGATTTACAGACCCTGGCCGTGCGCCTGGCCGCGCCTGAGCTGGGTACGGGGGTGCTCCAGTTCAAAGAGGGTCGGCTGGATGGTGCGCTTAACCTATCCCCCTATGGGCTGGGGGTGGCCCTGGAAGGGATGGGCGAAAAAGCCAGCCTACGCATCACCCATCCCGAGACCCCCTGGCTTCCTTGGAAAAACGGTGTTCTGGCTGGGCAGATCGGACTCGATGGGCGCTGGCAGCTGACCTATCGGGACACCGAACAAAAGCAACTGCTCGAGGCCCAAGGACGCCTGCTCGAGGCCGCCGTCACCGCCAAAGGGCCCTGGATTGAAGGGCAGCTAAAATACCCTGAAGCAGGAAACTGGCAGGGGCGCTTGCGGCTCGATGTACTGCTCGAGCCACTTTCCAGTCGCCTGCAGCTAGTGCTGGAAGGTAAACAAACCCTGAGCGCCTCCGGTACCCTCAAGGGTGATGTGGGCAACCTCGAGGTGCAGGGGGAGCTGGCCCGGGATGGGCTCTGGGCCCGTGCAGGCTTCAAAGACCTGGCCCTTGATGAAGTTCCACAGATTGCCAGCCGACTGCCTTTTCTGACTGGGCGGGCCAGCGGGTCGCTGGAGTTTAGCCAGGGTCGGCTCGAGTTCAACCTGAGTAGCCCGGGCCTGCGGGTTAAGGGTGACGACCTGGCCCTGACCACCCGTGCCCGGGGTGCTTTCAGTAATGGCTTGCTGCAGGCCGAAATTAGCTTTGAGAGAACCGGCCAGTTAAACGAATTGCGTGAAAACGGCAGCCTGGGTTTCAACCGCACCACGGCCAGCATTCGTCTGGAAAATGGCATCCTGAGCGGGGAGGCTGTAGCGGCTTCCTTTCCTTTGCACTGGCTTTTCTCCACCTGGGCGGGCGATCTGGCTGGGCAGGCCTTCTGGACAGGCCGAACCACCTTTAGTTACAACACCCGCAACCCCTGGGCATCCAAAGGCATCTGGGTAGGGGAGTACCTGCGCTTCCAGGGCGGGGGCGATACCTTGGTGGGCACAGCCGCATTACGTTTCGAGCAAGAGCGGTTATATATAGACCAGCTGGGTTTGACGGGCAAGGGCACCTGGACGGGCTCCGGGTACTATGGTCGGCGGGGCAGCAACCTGCGTCTGAGCCTGGAGAACACCAGCTTTACGCCGGTGCTACAGGTTATACCCAACCTAAAGGCCCTGGCTCCCGAGGGCGGCGGCACACTACGCCTGGCTTCCAATGGGGAGTCGTTTGACCTTACGCTGGAAAATTTCGCTTTCAAGCTGGGCCCGGTAAGGGCCGAAACCCCCCGTGCGGTGCTGCGGGTCGGCAATACCACCAGTGCTGAGGGGCGCATCAAACTTACCGCGCCCTACCCCGCCGAGGCCCAGCTTTCCGGTGAAGGCGACCTCAGCAACTTTACGGTGCGGGCCAGGGGTTCGGCCAACCTGCCCCTGTTGAGCCCCAATGAACCATTTGACTTGAGCTTCAACTACCCCGCCTACACCGTGGACGCCAGGTTGCAAAAGCAGGATGCCCGCCTGTACGGAACCTTGTTTCCCCAGCTCATCCTAACCCTGCAGGGTCAGGTGCCGGTCAGTTATCCACAGTATTTCTTGCTTGAGGGCCTGCTTGAAACCAACCTAATTTTACGCTACCAGCGCGGGTCTTACATTGTTCAGGGGGCAGCCAACGTGATGCGCGCCCGGCTGGGTTTCCCCGAGGGGCAGCGCGAACTGACCATCGGTGCGCCGCCCGATCCCGGAACCCCCCGCCCTGCCAACCTGGTGCCAGTGGAGTTTGCCAACATTCAACTCAAAGCCGACCGCGGCATCTTAATCCAGGAATCGCTGGCCCAGGGTGAGCTGGCGGGCGAGATTTTCCTTAATGGCGATCTTGCCAACCCCTTTCTCTCCGGCGAGGTGGTGCCGCTCAGGGGCAGCTTCAAGCTATGGGACCGCGACTTTACCATAAGGGATCGTTCACCGGACGAACGCAGCTATGCGCGCTTCAGCCCAGCGGCGGGCATTCTGCCCGATTTGCAAATCGTGGCCGATACACAGGTGCTGGATCGGGGTCAGGACAACCGGCGCATTCAGATTAACCTCACCCTTAAAGGAGAGTTTGTGCGGCAGAACGGGCGCATCAAGGTCAACCTCACCCCTACCTTTGTGGCCCGTCATAACAACGAGATCGCCCGCAAAAACGATGGCCAGCCTTACTCCGATGCCGAAATTTATGCCCTGTTGCTGCTGGGCCGCTCCGACCTGTCGGCCCTGCCCGCCGATATCGCCCAGACCGGTCTTCAGGCGGCGGTACAGAACTTTATTGTGGGGCAGCTCGAGCGCGAGCTGGCTAAGGCGCTGGGGCTGGATCAGGTGCGTGTGGAAATCCCAGCCCTCAACGGTGGAACCATCGAAGAGACCCGCTTCACCATCGGGCGCTATCTTTCTCCCGAGCTGTTCTTTGCCTACTCGGTAGACCTGCGTGGCTACCAGACCGTTTTTGCCGAATACCTGCGGGGCGATTATCGCTTGCGCATCAGCACAGAAGTCTTTCCTCAGCCAAGGCCGGAAATCTCCTTTGGCTGGACCATTCGCCCCCTCGGGGCCGACCTAACAATTGACCTGGCTACCGGTATCGGCGACGCCTTCCGCAGCGACGGGATTAAGTTCGGTATTGGCTTTACCTTCCGTTACTAA